One genomic window of Candidatus Eremiobacteraceae bacterium includes the following:
- the lepB gene encoding signal peptidase I produces the protein MRQPAPRWHGGGQLDPTAAYAIVADANAVPQPLPGELATPSPFIRALVRAAKLAAEAAALLILLALFFVRLPQVSGHSMEPQLRAGEHVVINTLAYDLRVGGGDRPLFDHALYPIERGDVVAFIHAGADGEEVYLKRVIGVPNETVAITRGAVIVNGLQLPEPYLSKPDAANSPALRVPAGSYFVLGDNRAESDDSRAFGAVPRTAIIGRAQLVVWPLNRAALIR, from the coding sequence GTGCGACAGCCGGCTCCTCGATGGCACGGTGGCGGTCAACTCGATCCGACCGCTGCGTATGCCATCGTCGCGGACGCCAATGCCGTTCCCCAGCCGCTGCCGGGCGAGCTTGCAACCCCCTCTCCGTTCATCCGCGCGCTGGTCCGCGCCGCGAAACTCGCGGCAGAAGCGGCTGCGTTGCTCATCTTGCTCGCGCTGTTCTTCGTTCGCCTGCCGCAGGTCAGCGGGCACTCCATGGAACCGCAGTTGCGCGCCGGCGAACACGTCGTCATCAACACGCTCGCGTACGATCTGCGCGTGGGCGGCGGCGATCGCCCGCTGTTCGACCACGCGCTCTACCCGATCGAGCGCGGCGACGTCGTCGCATTCATCCACGCAGGCGCCGACGGAGAAGAAGTCTATCTCAAACGCGTCATCGGTGTGCCCAACGAGACGGTCGCGATCACACGCGGCGCAGTCATCGTGAACGGCCTGCAGCTGCCCGAACCGTACCTATCCAAGCCCGATGCCGCGAATTCGCCCGCGCTGCGCGTGCCGGCAGGCTCGTATTTCGTGCTCGGCGACAATCGCGCCGAGTCCGACGACTCGCGCGCGTTCGGCGCCGTGCCGCGCACGGCGATCATCGGCCGGGCCCAGCTGGTCGTATGGCCGCTCAACCGTGCCGCGCTCATCCGCTAA
- a CDS encoding YlqF/YawG family GTPase — MPRSSAKDKAAASWFPGHMAAGMRALDEFAGLIDLVVEVRDARVPAATAVAGLHPKLRAKPRLIVLNREDLADPRATTAWVRALRAQWPAYATMGTNAATLRAVRTAIASAPRRRAVLHVAVVGAPNTGKSSVINGLSRRKRARAQDRPGVTRHAQWLALVPGTELLDTPGVLPPKIVDRDAAWQLAACGCLPETAYDPEAVVERLGAWLKEHGPAHAAARVSIEEFARARGMLRKGGEVDRAGAARTLLVEFRAGTLGRFTFELPREAS, encoded by the coding sequence GTGCCGCGCTCATCCGCTAAGGACAAGGCCGCCGCGAGCTGGTTCCCCGGCCATATGGCCGCGGGCATGCGCGCACTCGATGAGTTCGCCGGTCTTATCGACCTGGTCGTCGAGGTGCGCGACGCGCGCGTGCCCGCCGCCACGGCCGTCGCAGGATTGCACCCCAAGCTGCGCGCCAAGCCTCGTCTCATCGTGCTCAACCGCGAGGATCTCGCCGATCCGCGTGCGACCACGGCGTGGGTGCGCGCCTTGCGCGCGCAGTGGCCGGCGTACGCGACGATGGGCACCAATGCGGCGACGCTGCGCGCCGTGCGCACCGCTATCGCGAGCGCGCCGCGGCGCCGCGCCGTGCTGCACGTGGCGGTCGTCGGCGCTCCCAATACCGGCAAGTCGTCGGTCATCAACGGGCTGAGCCGGCGCAAGCGCGCGCGCGCGCAGGACCGGCCTGGCGTGACGCGCCACGCTCAGTGGCTCGCGCTTGTGCCGGGCACCGAGCTGCTTGATACGCCGGGCGTGCTGCCGCCCAAGATCGTCGATCGCGATGCGGCGTGGCAGCTCGCCGCGTGCGGATGTCTGCCGGAGACCGCGTACGATCCCGAAGCGGTCGTCGAACGTCTGGGCGCGTGGCTGAAAGAGCATGGGCCCGCTCACGCCGCTGCGCGCGTTTCGATCGAAGAATTCGCGCGCGCGCGCGGGATGCTGCGCAAAGGCGGCGAAGTCGACCGCGCCGGGGCTGCCCGCACGCTGCTCGTCGAATTCCGCGCAGGCACGCTCGGCCGCTTCACGTTCGAACTTCCGAGAGAGGCTTCGTGA
- a CDS encoding ribonuclease HII: MTPKERQRLRRLHAYERAAWESGARYICGVDEVGRGPLAGPVVAGAVIISAPLRLEFLNDSKQVTELRRVDLDAAIRAQAVCVSLGWVEPDEIDRINILAATKVAMNRALAGLSQAPCRVFVDALSIPGCPFPQSPIIGGDRKSAAIAAASIVAKVARDAFMSRMEAEYPGYGFAEHKGYSTASHFDALDRLGPCAIHRRSFMPVVSPRLKFMYESDAL, translated from the coding sequence GTGACCCCCAAAGAACGTCAGCGTCTTCGTCGGTTGCACGCCTACGAACGCGCCGCTTGGGAGAGCGGCGCTCGCTACATCTGCGGCGTGGACGAGGTCGGGCGAGGTCCCCTGGCCGGGCCGGTGGTCGCGGGCGCGGTGATCATCTCGGCGCCGCTGCGCTTGGAATTCCTCAACGACAGCAAGCAGGTGACCGAGCTGCGCCGCGTCGATCTCGACGCGGCCATCCGCGCGCAGGCGGTATGCGTCTCGCTTGGCTGGGTCGAGCCCGACGAGATCGACCGCATCAACATCTTGGCGGCGACCAAAGTGGCGATGAACCGAGCGCTGGCGGGCTTGAGCCAAGCGCCATGCCGCGTCTTCGTCGACGCGCTGTCGATCCCGGGCTGCCCGTTTCCCCAATCGCCGATCATCGGCGGCGACCGCAAGTCCGCCGCCATCGCCGCGGCGAGCATCGTCGCGAAAGTCGCGCGCGACGCCTTCATGTCGCGCATGGAGGCCGAGTATCCGGGTTACGGTTTCGCCGAGCACAAGGGCTACAGCACGGCATCGCACTTCGACGCGCTCGACCGGCTGGGTCCGTGCGCCATCCATCGCCGCTCGTTCATGCCGGTGGTCTCGCCGCGGCTCAAGTTCATGTACGAGAGCGATGCCTTGTGA
- a CDS encoding YraN family protein, translated as MTRGKAVSTVAAGSAAEAAAATFLRDRGYHVLERNFRCRGGEIDLIALDGGTLVFIEVKMRRTLSRGAPIEAVTPLKQARVARAAQSYLAFSGRVFPRIRFDVISVMRTSARTEITHFKAAFEAI; from the coding sequence GTGACGCGCGGCAAGGCTGTCTCGACCGTTGCCGCCGGCAGCGCAGCCGAAGCGGCCGCTGCGACGTTCCTGCGCGACCGCGGCTATCACGTGCTCGAGCGCAATTTCCGCTGCCGCGGCGGCGAGATCGATCTGATCGCGCTTGACGGCGGCACGCTGGTCTTCATCGAGGTCAAGATGCGGCGCACCCTGAGCCGCGGCGCGCCGATCGAGGCCGTCACGCCGCTCAAACAGGCGCGCGTCGCGCGCGCCGCGCAATCGTACCTCGCGTTCTCGGGGCGCGTCTTCCCGCGCATCCGGTTCGACGTCATCAGCGTCATGCGCACCTCGGCCCGGACCGAGATCACGCACTTCAAAGCGGCGTTCGAAGCGATCTGA
- a CDS encoding protein kinase gives MQLQPGAVLADRYRIVERIGSGGMGEVYRGYDHGLEREVAIKVLAAHSDDVNRRFLAEAQAMARLNHPNIVAVYDVGMDSHISYIIMECVHGATIRDIDRSACTVARAVDLVLQVVGALAFAHEHDVVHRDIKPGNVIVGEDGVVKVTDFGLARRMSDVGNLSQSSEIVGTVAYLPPERFMGKTGDRSSDLYSVGVLIYELVTGSLPFAESSEDLVSTMIAHVNEVPRPPRLLNPAIPPELDRIVVRLLESEPQRRFPDAPSLRAALEAARERGGPGWSTTLPQATSSQNALSRSTYAEALALMERGILAGRGGDADGAQRSYREAIDIVIEERER, from the coding sequence ATGCAGCTGCAGCCCGGCGCGGTCTTGGCCGACCGCTATCGCATCGTCGAACGCATCGGCTCGGGCGGGATGGGCGAGGTCTACCGCGGCTACGACCACGGGCTCGAGCGCGAAGTTGCCATCAAGGTGCTCGCGGCGCACTCGGACGACGTCAATCGCCGGTTTCTCGCCGAGGCGCAGGCGATGGCTCGGCTCAACCATCCGAACATCGTCGCGGTCTATGACGTCGGCATGGACTCGCACATCTCGTACATCATCATGGAGTGCGTGCATGGCGCGACGATCCGCGACATCGACCGCAGCGCCTGCACCGTCGCGCGCGCGGTCGACCTCGTGCTGCAGGTCGTCGGCGCGCTCGCGTTCGCGCACGAGCACGACGTGGTGCATCGCGACATCAAGCCGGGCAACGTCATCGTCGGCGAGGACGGCGTCGTCAAAGTGACCGATTTCGGGCTTGCGCGGCGCATGTCCGACGTCGGCAATCTGTCGCAAAGCTCCGAGATCGTCGGCACGGTCGCGTACCTGCCGCCGGAGCGCTTCATGGGCAAGACCGGGGACCGCTCGAGCGATCTCTACTCGGTCGGCGTGCTGATCTACGAGCTGGTGACCGGATCGCTGCCGTTCGCCGAATCATCCGAGGATCTCGTCTCGACGATGATTGCGCACGTGAACGAAGTGCCGCGGCCGCCGCGCCTGCTCAACCCGGCCATCCCGCCCGAGCTCGACCGCATCGTCGTGCGCCTGCTGGAGAGCGAACCCCAACGCCGCTTCCCGGACGCACCATCGCTGCGCGCCGCGCTCGAGGCAGCGCGCGAACGCGGCGGTCCCGGCTGGTCGACGACCTTGCCGCAGGCGACGTCGTCGCAGAACGCGCTCTCGCGCAGCACGTACGCGGAAGCGCTGGCGCTGATGGAACGCGGCATCCTGGCGGGGCGCGGCGGCGATGCGGACGGCGCGCAGCGCTCCTATCGCGAAGCGATCGACATCGTCATCGAAGAGCGCGAGCGCTGA
- a CDS encoding universal stress protein: MITPDPLGIVIALVVVGAVSSTLYWMLHPALSRSALIAQTASTQASEISGKVLVVFSTDINSLVLMALAARMAKRQQATVVAIYVIEVPYTLPIEADLPQAERRALASLNAAEEVARKAGVDIETRMIRDRQTGTAILRAAQEESASLIVMGTYREHGYAGAPLAKAIEFVTTHTTTDVLIGVSSIDAKSILSVAPADMVADKGK; this comes from the coding sequence GTGATCACGCCGGACCCGCTCGGCATCGTCATCGCGCTGGTCGTCGTCGGCGCAGTGAGCTCGACGCTGTATTGGATGTTGCATCCGGCGCTGAGCCGCTCGGCGCTCATCGCGCAGACCGCGTCCACGCAGGCCAGTGAGATCTCAGGCAAGGTGCTGGTCGTCTTCTCGACCGACATCAACTCGCTCGTGCTGATGGCGCTTGCCGCCCGCATGGCCAAGCGGCAGCAGGCGACCGTGGTCGCCATCTACGTGATCGAAGTGCCGTACACGCTGCCGATCGAGGCCGATCTGCCCCAAGCCGAGCGGCGTGCGCTCGCTTCGTTGAACGCCGCCGAGGAGGTCGCCCGCAAGGCGGGAGTCGACATCGAAACGCGCATGATTCGCGACCGCCAGACGGGAACTGCCATCCTCCGGGCGGCGCAGGAAGAGAGCGCTAGCCTTATCGTCATGGGCACGTATCGCGAACACGGCTATGCGGGCGCGCCGCTCGCCAAAGCGATCGAGTTCGTGACCACGCATACGACGACCGACGTGCTGATCGGCGTATCCAGCATCGACGCGAAAAGCATACTGAGCGTCGCGCCGGCCGACATGGTCGCGGATAAGGGGAAATGA
- a CDS encoding ABC transporter permease, protein MSTPLAPITPPSAQAAETAAAKAAAVNRRNAAWRAAGLIAGLAVLLGLLNALTHGDFLAPGNVINVLRQISVNAILASGQTFVIITAGIDLSVGSLIALTGVLMAGVLAGESSAALGVVLATLVGVGVGGAAGSINGLPVVRFNLPPFITTLAMMLMARGAAFLFTGGRPIEIDNQAFNFIGSGLIGIGHIFNIPGIPVPVIIMLVVVLAGNFVLTRTRFGRYVYAIGGNEEAARLSGVNVFGVKLSVYIISGALAGVASLLLAARLNSGIPQSGQGYELQSIAAVVVGGTSLMGGRGSLVGTFVGALLIGMLYNLMNLLNVQSYAQEVVLGAVILAAVLLDELRKRYFASG, encoded by the coding sequence ATGAGCACACCGCTTGCGCCGATAACTCCGCCCAGCGCGCAAGCCGCCGAAACAGCGGCTGCCAAAGCGGCGGCCGTCAACCGGCGCAACGCGGCGTGGCGCGCCGCCGGCCTCATCGCCGGCCTCGCGGTGCTGCTGGGCCTGCTGAACGCGCTGACCCACGGCGACTTCCTCGCGCCCGGCAATGTCATCAACGTGCTGCGCCAGATATCGGTGAACGCGATCCTGGCTTCCGGCCAGACATTCGTCATCATCACCGCAGGCATCGACCTCTCGGTCGGCTCGCTCATCGCGCTCACCGGCGTGCTGATGGCGGGCGTGCTGGCGGGAGAATCATCGGCTGCGCTCGGCGTCGTGCTGGCGACGCTCGTCGGCGTCGGCGTCGGCGGTGCCGCCGGCTCCATCAACGGCCTGCCGGTCGTGCGCTTCAACCTCCCGCCGTTCATCACGACGTTGGCGATGATGCTGATGGCGCGCGGCGCCGCGTTCTTGTTCACGGGCGGCCGGCCGATCGAGATCGACAATCAAGCCTTCAACTTCATCGGCAGCGGACTGATCGGTATCGGACACATCTTCAATATCCCGGGCATCCCGGTGCCGGTCATCATCATGCTGGTCGTCGTGCTGGCCGGCAACTTCGTGCTCACGCGCACGCGCTTCGGGCGTTACGTCTATGCGATCGGCGGCAACGAAGAAGCCGCCCGGCTGTCGGGCGTCAACGTGTTCGGCGTCAAACTGTCCGTCTACATCATCTCCGGGGCGCTCGCCGGCGTCGCCAGCCTGCTGCTCGCCGCGCGCCTGAACTCGGGCATCCCGCAATCGGGCCAGGGCTACGAGCTCCAGTCGATCGCCGCCGTTGTTGTCGGGGGCACGTCGCTGATGGGCGGGCGCGGATCGCTGGTAGGCACGTTCGTCGGCGCGCTGCTCATCGGCATGCTGTATAATCTCATGAATCTGCTGAACGTCCAGTCGTACGCGCAGGAAGTCGTGCTGGGCGCGGTGATATTGGCAGCGGTACTGCTCGACGAGCTGCGCAAGCGCTACTTCGCGTCAGGATAA